A window of the Cellvibrio sp. pealriver genome harbors these coding sequences:
- a CDS encoding carboxy terminal-processing peptidase, whose product MQIVVRSLKFTLFSLLFSLSSLNFANQPLELKPTSEQSKAAIDLVQKLDREHYRDQEFNDALSSRFFDEYLESLDSAKNFFLQSDIAEFEKYRKTFDDDFKKGNLDNSFAIFNRFNERMISRLDKVIKTLDDKQNKFNFEVEESIDTDREKAQWPANSAEADRLWNKYLKSNLLNSMLSGKTYEESKTNLRKRYANQLRRLKQQTAEEAFSVMMNSLTTLYDPHTNYLSPENAENFDISMSLELQGIGAVLQSDDDYTKVSSLVAGGPAQKQGQLKPNDKIVSIAQGADGEFVDVVGWRLDEVVKLIRGPKGTIVRLEVIPADPTATANKQITIKRETVKLEDQAAKKAVFEVKEGDKVFKIGVIDIPTFYMNFEAYQKGDPNYKSTTRDVYNLLTELNKEKVDGVIIDLRDNGGGSLPEAAMLTDLFVDPGPVVQIRQSDDTISRNYRAYQPAVYRAPVAVLINRLSASASEIFAGAIQDYGRGIIIGSTTFGKGSVQNLVDLKHGRLKITEAKFYRISGDSTQHRGVIPDVQLPSLLDPSEIGESSYDNALPWDRIHPAPHQNYYNISKYLPTIETKHQERMAKDPDFIFLNKQSAMFKEASEKKTFSLRLATRQEEQKQMEKRALDMENQKRIAKGEKPYTDYSALKAANGGDEEEEVPEKDKEINPKEDPYLTEAGHVLADFIDQIKTPEKKVATQ is encoded by the coding sequence ATGCAAATTGTTGTTAGATCACTGAAATTTACACTGTTCAGCCTCCTGTTTAGCCTTTCTTCCCTGAATTTTGCCAACCAACCGCTGGAGCTAAAACCTACCAGTGAACAAAGTAAAGCAGCAATTGATCTGGTGCAGAAGCTTGATCGTGAGCACTATCGCGATCAGGAATTTAATGATGCCCTTTCATCGCGATTTTTCGATGAATATCTGGAATCACTCGATAGCGCCAAAAACTTCTTTCTTCAATCAGATATCGCTGAATTTGAAAAATACCGTAAAACATTTGATGACGATTTCAAAAAAGGAAATCTGGACAACAGTTTTGCTATTTTCAATCGTTTTAATGAGCGCATGATCTCGCGCCTCGATAAAGTCATCAAAACACTGGATGACAAACAAAACAAATTTAATTTTGAGGTAGAGGAATCGATTGACACTGATCGGGAGAAAGCGCAATGGCCAGCTAATTCCGCTGAAGCGGATCGTTTGTGGAACAAGTATTTAAAGTCCAATTTATTGAATTCGATGCTCTCTGGTAAAACTTACGAAGAAAGCAAAACAAATTTGCGTAAACGCTACGCTAATCAACTGCGCCGTCTGAAACAGCAAACCGCAGAAGAAGCCTTTAGTGTGATGATGAATTCACTGACCACGCTGTATGATCCACACACAAATTATCTATCGCCAGAAAACGCTGAAAATTTTGACATCAGCATGTCACTTGAACTGCAAGGTATTGGTGCTGTATTACAAAGTGACGATGATTACACCAAAGTGAGCAGCTTGGTAGCGGGAGGCCCTGCCCAAAAGCAAGGCCAGCTAAAACCGAATGATAAAATTGTTTCGATTGCGCAAGGTGCCGATGGTGAATTTGTTGATGTCGTAGGCTGGCGCTTGGATGAAGTAGTAAAACTGATTCGCGGCCCCAAGGGTACGATCGTCCGTCTGGAAGTGATTCCAGCCGATCCGACAGCAACTGCCAACAAACAAATTACCATTAAACGTGAAACCGTAAAACTGGAAGACCAAGCTGCTAAAAAAGCAGTCTTTGAAGTTAAAGAAGGTGACAAAGTATTTAAAATTGGTGTTATTGACATCCCCACTTTCTATATGAACTTTGAAGCCTACCAAAAGGGTGATCCAAACTACAAAAGCACCACACGCGATGTCTATAATTTGTTGACCGAGCTCAATAAAGAAAAAGTCGACGGTGTCATTATTGACTTGCGCGATAACGGTGGTGGCTCACTGCCGGAAGCGGCCATGTTAACGGATTTGTTTGTTGACCCGGGCCCCGTTGTGCAAATTCGCCAAAGCGATGACACTATTTCACGCAATTATCGTGCATACCAACCCGCTGTATACCGCGCACCTGTTGCAGTGTTGATTAACCGCCTGAGCGCTTCCGCGTCTGAAATTTTTGCTGGCGCAATTCAGGATTATGGTCGCGGAATTATTATTGGCTCAACCACGTTTGGAAAAGGCTCAGTACAAAATCTTGTCGATTTAAAACACGGTCGCCTGAAAATTACGGAGGCAAAGTTTTATCGTATCTCAGGCGATAGTACCCAGCATCGCGGCGTGATTCCTGATGTACAACTACCGAGCCTGCTTGATCCATCCGAAATCGGCGAAAGCAGTTATGACAATGCCTTACCTTGGGATCGTATCCACCCTGCTCCGCATCAAAATTACTACAATATCAGCAAATATTTGCCGACCATTGAAACCAAGCATCAGGAGCGTATGGCGAAAGATCCGGACTTTATTTTCCTGAATAAACAAAGCGCAATGTTTAAAGAGGCATCTGAAAAGAAAACATTTTCGTTAAGGCTGGCAACACGTCAGGAAGAACAAAAGCAAATGGAAAAACGTGCACTGGATATGGAAAATCAAAAGCGGATAGCCAAAGGTGAAAAGCCATATACCGATTATTCCGCACTAAAGGCAGCGAACGGCGGTGACGAGGAAGAAGAGGTACCCGAGAAGGATAAAGAAATTAATCCAAAAGAAGATCCTTATTTAACGGAAGCAGGCCATGTACTGGCGGATTTTATTGATCAAATAAAAACGCCAGAAAAGAAAGTTGCTACTCAGTAA
- the xthA gene encoding exodeoxyribonuclease III, with amino-acid sequence MIAVSFNVNSIRTRMHQLEEVVEKHRPDFIGLQETKVNDPDFPLESINALGYDVEYFGQKTHYGVALLSRYPFKKVIKGFPGDSDDAQRRFIGGVFDTPLGEITVLNGYFPQGESRDHAVKFPAKRKFYADLLQYLTTAENPEKHIIVMGDMNISHQDLDIGIGEENRKRWLRTGKCSFLPEEREWLNDLLAWGLKDSYREKNPDCNGFFSWFDYRSGGFEDTPKRGLRIDLILMTKSLLDKCVDTGIDYDIRGMEKPSDHCPIWVELK; translated from the coding sequence ATGATTGCAGTTTCTTTCAATGTGAATAGTATCCGTACTCGAATGCATCAACTGGAAGAAGTTGTTGAAAAACATCGGCCAGATTTTATTGGCTTACAAGAAACCAAAGTCAATGATCCGGATTTCCCTTTAGAAAGTATTAATGCGTTAGGCTACGATGTTGAATACTTTGGCCAAAAAACCCATTACGGCGTCGCACTCCTCTCACGTTATCCATTCAAAAAAGTCATCAAAGGATTCCCCGGCGATTCGGACGATGCACAACGTCGTTTTATTGGTGGAGTTTTTGATACTCCTCTTGGAGAAATTACTGTCCTGAATGGTTACTTCCCTCAAGGCGAAAGCCGTGACCATGCTGTCAAATTTCCAGCCAAACGGAAGTTTTATGCTGATTTATTGCAGTATTTAACAACAGCAGAAAATCCGGAAAAACACATTATTGTTATGGGCGATATGAATATCTCCCATCAAGATCTGGATATCGGTATTGGTGAAGAAAATCGTAAGCGCTGGTTGCGCACAGGAAAATGCAGCTTTTTGCCGGAAGAACGCGAATGGCTAAATGATTTATTAGCCTGGGGATTGAAAGATAGCTATCGGGAAAAAAATCCTGACTGTAACGGTTTTTTTAGTTGGTTTGATTACCGTAGTGGTGGTTTTGAAGATACGCCAAAACGTGGCCTGCGCATTGATTTAATCCTCATGACAAAAAGCCTGCTCGATAAATGTGTCGATACAGGGATCGATTACGATATACGTGGAATGGAAAAACCATCTGACCACTGCCCTATTTGGGTCGAGTTAAAATAG
- a CDS encoding LysR family transcriptional regulator, whose translation MTQETNLSTAVAITENKVTLEQWRALLAVIDAGGYAKAAELLNKSQSAVSYAISQLETALDVKVFHLQGRKAVATPAGELLYRRAKQLLEQAVRLEKSAACLSVHVEPLVKIAADIIIPPIFILQCLEIFAKDFPDTRVEIFESVLSGTEDALLQRQVDLAIGGRVPPGFMGEKLVTVIMHGVASPGHPLLQLGRPVNHEDMRQHRQIIVRDSGQYRRRTEGWQEADQRWTVSHIKTSIDAIRMGLGYAWLPDAYTYDDIAAGRLKYLPVEVGSVREVTTYLTFADRDFAGPATRHLAEVLKEHLPKMCSYS comes from the coding sequence ATGACACAAGAGACAAATCTATCCACTGCTGTGGCCATCACAGAGAATAAAGTGACGCTGGAGCAATGGCGGGCGTTGCTGGCGGTTATTGATGCCGGGGGCTATGCCAAGGCGGCAGAGTTGCTCAATAAGAGCCAATCTGCTGTTTCTTACGCAATTTCCCAGCTGGAAACGGCATTGGATGTCAAAGTCTTTCATCTTCAGGGGCGTAAAGCGGTAGCAACTCCTGCGGGTGAGCTGCTGTATCGCAGGGCAAAGCAGCTATTGGAGCAAGCGGTGCGGCTGGAGAAGTCTGCTGCATGCTTGTCTGTGCACGTTGAGCCGCTGGTGAAAATCGCTGCGGATATTATTATCCCCCCAATTTTTATCCTGCAGTGTCTGGAGATTTTTGCAAAAGACTTTCCTGATACTCGCGTAGAAATATTTGAGTCTGTGTTGAGTGGGACCGAGGATGCACTATTGCAGCGACAGGTTGACTTGGCTATTGGGGGGCGTGTTCCGCCGGGGTTTATGGGGGAGAAATTGGTGACAGTAATAATGCACGGTGTGGCAAGCCCCGGGCATCCTTTACTGCAGCTGGGGCGCCCCGTGAATCATGAAGACATGCGCCAACACCGCCAGATTATTGTGCGTGATTCCGGTCAGTATCGCCGCCGCACCGAAGGGTGGCAGGAGGCTGACCAACGCTGGACGGTAAGTCATATCAAAACATCTATTGATGCTATACGCATGGGGCTGGGCTATGCATGGTTACCCGATGCCTATACCTATGACGATATTGCGGCGGGGCGATTGAAATATTTGCCCGTTGAAGTTGGCTCAGTCAGAGAAGTGACTACGTATTTAACCTTTGCTGACCGCGATTTTGCAGGCCCCGCCACGCGACATTTGGCGGAAGTCCTCAAAGAACATCTACCGAAGATGTGCAGTTATTCATAA
- a CDS encoding FMN-dependent NADH-azoreductase — protein sequence MATLLQINSSLFGDNGNSSLLSQEFVQRWKAQNPTGDVIVRDFSKETVPHLDANRVQALFTPAENRTAEQQAVVDYSDKIIAEIEAADAIVIGVPLYNFGVPSTLKAYFDHIARAGVTFKYTETGPVGLLTNKPVYIIAARGGVHKGQASDTQSQFLTNFLGFVGLKDVHFIYAEGLNMGQKEQAFDAAKAEIAHEVAA from the coding sequence ATGGCTACTCTTTTACAAATCAATAGCAGTTTGTTTGGCGACAATGGCAACTCCAGTCTGTTGAGTCAGGAATTTGTGCAACGCTGGAAAGCGCAAAACCCAACCGGCGATGTCATTGTGCGCGATTTTTCTAAAGAAACTGTTCCGCATCTGGACGCAAACCGTGTACAGGCGCTGTTTACACCCGCAGAAAACCGCACTGCGGAGCAGCAAGCCGTTGTGGATTACTCCGACAAGATCATCGCTGAAATAGAAGCAGCTGATGCAATCGTGATTGGTGTTCCCCTGTACAACTTTGGAGTGCCATCGACACTGAAAGCCTACTTCGACCATATAGCGCGCGCCGGTGTAACATTTAAATACACCGAGACAGGCCCGGTTGGATTACTCACCAATAAACCTGTTTACATTATTGCGGCACGTGGTGGTGTGCACAAAGGCCAAGCGAGTGATACCCAAAGCCAATTCTTGACAAATTTCCTCGGTTTTGTCGGCTTGAAAGATGTGCATTTTATTTACGCAGAAGGTTTGAACATGGGGCAAAAAGAACAAGCGTTTGATGCTGCAAAAGCAGAAATTGCCCATGAGGTTGCCGCCTGA
- a CDS encoding pirin family protein → MQRQLQQILQGRETSDGAGVRIKRSLGQHQHARFDPFLMLDEFGSSSADDYIAGFPAHPHRGFETVTYMLEGHMLHEDHMGNKGHLRNGDVQWMTAGRGIIHSEMPQQEHGLMRGFQLWLNLPAAEKMKPAHYRDIPSAEIPVANLPNGGQIKVIANTAFINGKVISGPIQGLTTEAIYWDVHLPDQVEFHHALPEDHNTFLYVYEGEVAIGEDKRKLTKGNAGLLGKGDQLSVQALSDDTRFLVISGKPIKEPIVQYGPFVMNTTDEIEQAIQDYRAGTLAAE, encoded by the coding sequence ATGCAACGCCAGTTACAGCAAATCCTGCAAGGCCGCGAGACCAGTGATGGTGCTGGTGTACGCATAAAACGCAGCCTTGGCCAGCATCAGCATGCACGCTTTGACCCATTTTTAATGCTAGATGAATTCGGCAGCTCAAGCGCCGATGATTATATTGCCGGTTTTCCTGCGCATCCGCATCGCGGTTTTGAGACAGTCACTTACATGCTCGAAGGCCATATGTTGCATGAGGATCATATGGGCAACAAAGGCCATCTGCGCAATGGTGATGTACAGTGGATGACAGCAGGACGGGGAATTATTCACTCGGAAATGCCGCAGCAAGAACACGGATTAATGCGAGGGTTTCAATTATGGCTGAATTTACCTGCAGCAGAGAAAATGAAACCGGCACATTATCGTGATATTCCTTCTGCGGAAATTCCTGTTGCGAATTTACCTAACGGTGGGCAAATCAAAGTGATTGCCAACACTGCGTTTATTAACGGGAAGGTCATCAGTGGTCCCATACAAGGGTTAACAACCGAAGCTATTTATTGGGATGTGCACTTGCCGGATCAGGTTGAGTTCCACCATGCACTACCCGAAGATCACAATACATTTTTGTATGTGTACGAAGGTGAAGTTGCGATTGGTGAAGACAAACGAAAGCTCACCAAAGGCAATGCAGGGTTGCTGGGTAAAGGCGATCAATTGAGTGTTCAGGCGCTCAGTGATGACACACGCTTTTTGGTGATCTCGGGCAAGCCCATTAAAGAACCCATAGTGCAATACGGCCCTTTTGTTATGAATACGACCGATGAAATAGAGCAAGCGATTCAGGACTATCGTGCAGGAACGCTTGCGGCAGAGTAA
- a CDS encoding cupin-like domain-containing protein, with product MSDVLKKITPLKKTLCVADVNPENILAALGNAGQPIILKGLVSHWPVVQKALESDQAICDYLLSFYQGQPVLFYEAKSESGGRFAYTIDGKNLDFKTQRAPLNYIFDHLLNAKQQVDPDIVYVGSTAVDRYLPGMREHNDLPLQGLNPLVSIWLGNRTKAATHFDSPDNIACCISGRRVFTLFPPDQLENLYIGPLHLTPSGQAISLVDFDNPDFEKFPRFRYALEHAQVAELEPGDALFVPSMWWHQVESKQDLNVLINYWWRNDKPFMDSPLNALFHAILSIRELSQKEKEAWKGLFDYYIFSEQAEKYSHIAEGARGFLDPLDEVSARKLRAIINNNLNK from the coding sequence ATGTCAGATGTCCTGAAAAAAATCACTCCACTTAAAAAGACACTTTGTGTTGCTGATGTGAATCCTGAAAATATATTGGCTGCGTTAGGTAATGCCGGGCAGCCTATTATTCTCAAAGGGCTTGTGAGTCATTGGCCTGTTGTACAAAAAGCGCTGGAATCTGACCAGGCAATTTGTGATTACTTGTTATCGTTTTATCAAGGGCAGCCGGTATTATTTTATGAAGCAAAATCGGAATCAGGCGGGCGTTTTGCCTACACGATTGATGGCAAAAACCTTGATTTCAAAACCCAACGTGCGCCGTTGAATTACATATTTGATCATCTTCTGAATGCCAAGCAACAGGTTGATCCCGATATTGTTTATGTTGGTTCTACAGCTGTTGACCGCTATTTGCCGGGAATGCGTGAGCACAATGATTTGCCTTTACAGGGTTTGAATCCTTTAGTCAGTATTTGGCTGGGGAATCGCACAAAAGCAGCCACCCATTTTGATTCACCCGATAATATCGCTTGCTGTATTTCCGGCCGCCGCGTATTTACATTATTCCCACCAGACCAGCTAGAAAATTTGTACATCGGCCCATTGCATCTCACCCCTTCAGGGCAAGCGATCAGTTTGGTTGATTTTGATAACCCTGACTTTGAAAAATTTCCGCGCTTTCGCTACGCACTTGAACATGCACAGGTGGCAGAGTTGGAGCCCGGTGATGCACTATTTGTTCCTTCTATGTGGTGGCATCAGGTGGAATCAAAACAGGATCTCAATGTGTTGATCAATTATTGGTGGCGCAACGATAAGCCTTTTATGGATTCGCCTTTGAATGCATTGTTTCATGCAATTCTTTCTATTCGCGAGCTTTCCCAAAAAGAAAAAGAGGCATGGAAAGGCTTGTTTGATTATTACATTTTTTCGGAGCAAGCTGAAAAGTACAGTCATATTGCGGAAGGGGCACGAGGATTTTTAGATCCTTTGGATGAAGTCTCGGCGAGAAAATTGCGCGCGATTATCAATAATAATCTGAATAAATAA
- a CDS encoding tryptophan halogenase family protein: MNNYVEQIIIVGGGTAGWLSAGLLAAEFKKNNSPIKVALIESPDVSTIGVGEGTWPSMRVTLRTIGISETDLVRECFASFKQGSKFVGWRTGAPNDFYYHPFSMPVGNSLRDSVAMWKTFFPHKRYDEITNIQSRICEEGLAPKQLSTPEYAGVLNYGYHLDAGKFAELLKSHCINNLGVTYIRDHVIAINSSDNGDVASLNTQHHGAISGDLFIDCSGTHCLLIGEHFNIPFIDARAYSMNDRALAVQVPYATADAPVASATIATAHTTGWTWDIGLSSRRGIGYVYSSSHASDEQAGDSLVAYLRQTIDESAIRSLNFRTLSIKPGYREKFWHRNCVAVGMAAGFIEPLEASALALVELSVSMIRDELPQSAVAMDIVARRFNQVFTYRWQRIIEFLKLHYVLSERRDSEYWQDAVNPAAIPDGLKELLELWRRRIPYERDLLHTEEIFPAASYLYVLYGMGFSTELSTKGSALSELEKSKLLFDDDYKKFDRYAVAVTSTRKLLSSIMQSGLKKSN; the protein is encoded by the coding sequence ATGAACAATTATGTTGAACAGATCATTATTGTAGGTGGCGGCACTGCCGGGTGGTTGTCCGCAGGTTTGTTGGCGGCTGAATTCAAAAAAAATAACTCTCCTATCAAGGTTGCCTTAATTGAATCTCCAGATGTCAGTACGATTGGTGTAGGCGAGGGTACTTGGCCATCCATGCGTGTAACACTGCGCACAATCGGAATTTCTGAAACTGATTTGGTGCGCGAATGTTTTGCTTCTTTTAAACAGGGGTCTAAGTTTGTTGGCTGGCGAACCGGTGCGCCCAACGATTTCTATTACCATCCATTCTCAATGCCAGTCGGTAATAGCTTGCGCGACAGTGTTGCTATGTGGAAAACGTTTTTTCCTCATAAGCGATACGATGAGATCACCAATATACAGTCGCGAATTTGTGAAGAGGGTTTGGCTCCCAAGCAATTATCGACTCCGGAATATGCCGGGGTATTGAATTATGGTTACCATCTTGATGCAGGAAAATTCGCAGAGTTATTAAAGTCACACTGTATCAATAATCTTGGCGTGACTTATATTCGTGATCATGTGATTGCAATCAATTCGTCTGATAATGGTGATGTGGCATCGCTTAATACCCAGCATCATGGTGCAATTTCAGGCGATTTATTTATTGATTGCAGTGGCACTCATTGCCTGTTGATTGGTGAGCATTTCAATATTCCTTTTATTGATGCACGCGCCTATTCAATGAACGATAGGGCACTTGCAGTACAAGTTCCCTATGCAACTGCCGATGCGCCTGTTGCGAGTGCAACCATTGCTACTGCTCACACGACGGGTTGGACATGGGATATAGGTTTGTCGAGCCGTCGTGGTATTGGTTACGTGTATTCCTCTTCACATGCAAGTGATGAACAAGCAGGCGATTCGCTGGTTGCTTATTTACGTCAAACGATTGATGAATCTGCCATAAGATCATTGAACTTTCGTACGCTTTCCATAAAGCCGGGATATCGCGAGAAGTTTTGGCATCGCAATTGTGTGGCTGTTGGTATGGCTGCCGGTTTTATTGAGCCGTTAGAGGCTTCGGCGCTGGCGTTGGTTGAACTGTCTGTTTCTATGATCCGGGATGAGCTGCCTCAAAGTGCTGTTGCTATGGATATTGTTGCGCGGCGATTCAATCAGGTGTTTACCTATCGTTGGCAGCGAATTATTGAATTTCTTAAATTGCATTATGTTTTATCTGAACGGCGTGATTCTGAATATTGGCAAGATGCTGTGAACCCAGCTGCTATTCCCGATGGATTAAAAGAATTACTTGAATTGTGGCGTAGGCGTATTCCATATGAACGCGACCTTTTACACACTGAAGAAATATTTCCGGCGGCCAGTTATTTATATGTGCTTTATGGCATGGGTTTTTCGACCGAGTTATCGACAAAGGGCAGCGCATTATCCGAACTGGAAAAATCCAAATTGCTGTTTGATGATGATTACAAAAAATTTGATCGCTATGCGGTAGCTGTAACCTCAACGCGAAAATTACTATCTTCGATCATGCAGTCTGGATTGAAAAAATCCAATTGA
- a CDS encoding tryptophan halogenase family protein: protein MQIIKRVVIVGGGTAGWLAAAAIGKIYQGKVSVTLLESDAIGTVGVGEATIPTMIAFHKLIGIPEMDMMRATNATFKLGINFKNWGEIGEDYIHAFGQVGRIFWAGEFQHFWARARAFGDTTPFGAYCFEHEAARAGKFAICDNPALNYAFHFDAGLYAKYLRSFSEGLGVVRQEGRVDRVEQDAVSGFITRLHLDDGKILEGDFFIDCTGFRGLLIEETLKTGYENWQHWLPCDSALAVQTHKTAPATAYTSSTAHAFGWQWRIPLQNRTGNGVVYSSEFTDRGWAEKTLASHLDGAMLTEPRLIQFKTGRRKLGWNKNCVALGLASGFLEPLESTSIHMVTSGLIRLLRLFPLRGVQPVLVEEYNRQSREEAESIRDFIILHYHATRRNDSEFWNYVRTMPVPDTLRHRMEMFSESGMVFLGGDELFRTNGWSQVLIGQGVTPKNYQPIVDNMADDEFKNYMKGFRNHIAKNLELLPRHEDFIAQYCAIKNNSL, encoded by the coding sequence ATGCAAATAATAAAACGGGTTGTCATTGTGGGTGGCGGGACTGCAGGCTGGTTGGCGGCAGCGGCGATAGGAAAAATATACCAAGGGAAAGTCAGTGTTACCTTGCTTGAGTCTGATGCAATTGGGACTGTCGGTGTCGGTGAGGCGACTATCCCGACTATGATTGCCTTTCATAAACTGATAGGCATTCCTGAAATGGACATGATGCGCGCCACTAATGCGACATTTAAGTTAGGCATCAACTTCAAAAATTGGGGTGAAATAGGCGAAGACTATATTCATGCGTTTGGTCAGGTAGGGAGAATTTTCTGGGCAGGCGAATTCCAGCATTTTTGGGCGCGAGCAAGAGCATTCGGTGATACAACACCTTTTGGTGCTTATTGTTTTGAGCACGAAGCCGCACGTGCGGGAAAGTTTGCAATATGCGACAACCCTGCGTTGAATTATGCATTCCATTTTGATGCGGGGCTTTACGCAAAATACTTACGGAGTTTTAGTGAGGGGCTTGGTGTTGTTCGCCAGGAGGGGAGGGTTGATCGTGTTGAACAGGATGCAGTGTCTGGTTTTATTACCCGTTTGCATCTTGATGATGGAAAAATTCTTGAAGGTGATTTTTTTATTGATTGCACTGGTTTCCGGGGGCTGCTCATCGAAGAAACGTTAAAAACAGGATACGAAAATTGGCAGCACTGGTTACCTTGTGACTCTGCTCTTGCGGTGCAAACCCACAAGACTGCACCTGCCACTGCGTACACAAGTTCAACCGCGCATGCATTTGGTTGGCAATGGCGTATTCCGTTGCAAAATCGTACTGGCAATGGTGTGGTTTATTCCAGTGAGTTTACTGATCGCGGTTGGGCCGAAAAAACACTCGCCTCTCATTTAGATGGAGCTATGTTAACTGAACCACGCTTGATTCAATTCAAAACAGGCCGGCGCAAATTAGGTTGGAATAAAAATTGTGTCGCACTTGGGCTGGCTTCAGGTTTTCTTGAGCCATTGGAGTCAACCAGTATTCATATGGTGACATCAGGTTTGATTCGTCTGCTGCGCTTATTTCCGCTGCGAGGAGTGCAGCCTGTATTGGTTGAGGAATATAACCGGCAGTCGCGTGAAGAAGCAGAAAGCATCCGGGATTTTATTATCCTTCACTATCATGCAACGCGCCGCAACGATAGTGAATTTTGGAATTATGTACGCACTATGCCAGTACCCGATACGCTTCGCCATCGCATGGAGATGTTTAGCGAAAGTGGAATGGTATTTTTAGGCGGGGATGAGTTATTCAGAACCAATGGATGGAGCCAAGTGCTTATTGGTCAAGGTGTAACGCCAAAAAACTATCAGCCTATTGTTGATAACATGGCGGATGATGAGTTTAAAAATTACATGAAAGGGTTTCGTAATCATATTGCAAAAAATCTGGAATTACTTCCTCGCCATGAAGATTTTATTGCGCAATATTGCGCCATTAAAAATAACTCTCTATAA